A genomic window from Leishmania panamensis strain MHOM/PA/94/PSC-1 chromosome 5 sequence includes:
- a CDS encoding hypothetical protein (TriTrypDB/GeneDB-style sysID: LpmP.05.0120) → MLRRSSRQRAAVAAVGLAVVGAGDGTRQRNSLQRLLRDHDEGVAANARGAITVRSTYDVESALYYDQYNMAVLPCVSGGAARQSLRAKLIESGAVAGVQEQLLAPWQAAGERRVVVFGCRSTAYLTRQLLADTAHSFLVVDPSLKELMVAAAALTPAFANRLFFLRCESMFACLQVLQPETADVAVVPMPVPFWSKRGSHRRLVHFDFYCAAHHVLRVREGPTDPRGVVLFTDCEPYAAFMMEHLEEAKLVVPYTRKNPSQVFQRWLPYDELVEVVESGVERRRREFPKQRNEEVIALAAAKSGATTPDATRLLSSYDYSRKYYRDFAERVVQQAGSV, encoded by the coding sequence ATGTTGCGCCGCTCCTCAAGACAGagggcggcagtggcggccgtCGGACTTGCCGTCGTAGGGGCCGGCGATGGCACCCGACAGAGAAActcactgcagcgccttctgcggGATCATGACGAAGGCGTCGCAGCGAACGCCAGGGGCGCAATCACGGTGAGAAGCACCTACGATGTGGAAAGCGCCCTCTACTACGACCAGTACAACATGGCAGTACTGCCGTGTGTaagcggcggtgccgcgcgACAGTCACTGCGAGCAAAGCTCATTGAATCTGGTGCTGTCGCTGGCGTTCAAGAGCAGCTCTTAGCGCCTTGGCAGGCTGCGGGTGAGAGACGCGTTGTCGTATTCGGCTGCCGAAGCACTGCATACCTCACGCGGCAACTTCTCGCCGACACAGCACACTCCTTCCTCGTTGTGGACCCCTCGCTGAAGGAATTGAtggtggctgccgcagcgctcaCCCCGGCGTTTGCCAACCGCCTCTTCTTTCTACGTTGCGAGTCGATGTTTGCGTgtctgcaggtgctgcagccggagACAGCGGACGTGGCGGTGGTACCAATGCCGGTGCCGTTCTGGTCCAAGCGTGGCAGTCACCGGCGTCTTGTGCACTTCGACTTCTACTGCGCGGCCCACCatgtgctgcgtgtgcgggagGGGCCCACAGACCCTCGCGGTGTTGTCCTCTTCACCGATTGTGAGCCCTATGCGGCCTTCATGATGGAGCACCTAGAGGAAGCGAAGCTGGTGGTGCCATACACCCGCAAGAACCCATCCCAGGTATTCCAGCGGTGGCTGCCCTATGATGAGCTCGTCGAAGTCGTTGAGAGTGGCGTagagcggcgccgtcgcgaGTTCCCGAAGCAGCGTAACGAGGAGGTGAtcgcgctggcggctgcAAAGAGCGGCGCAACGACACCGGACGCGACTCGGCTGCTTTCCTCCTATGACTACTCCCGCAAGTACTACCGGGACTTTGCAGAGAGGGTAGTACAACAGGCAGGCAGCGTTTGA
- a CDS encoding protein kinase, putative (TriTrypDB/GeneDB-style sysID: LpmP.05.0130) gives MTTLPFPLIEDIGELYMLDDIYDFLGEGTFATVFKAVSTMNRDVVKENQTVALKMIAKRNLSSDKLVRDVINEVHALRQTAHPNCVRFIECVQTPLYVVIVTEYVEGVELFQALKEQKFTEAMVLNVMRQLLSALAYLHNTLHIVHRDVKPENVIITTQETPFRVVLVDFGLVRSCERQRPRISRELATQFQRQRSMPLPNMSVESLDCDSPMLATPCGTLKYAAPETVQSITQSAQLSTTKKLLSRLDVYAAGVIMYVMLSGALPFKNFANKANLVMEMRNSLSFEGPRWAGISAEAIDLNRALLNFDAVSRPRAAEALQYPWFKIYGSSLLPMSAEEAQPTPGNPLESSICERGAMTQAFEAMRDTEAAMYYSEEETTTTSGPVASYNGLRTPNSRCVSVPFGTNMAAFASGSSTTTASRTAESGYFDFA, from the coding sequence ATGACTACTCTCCCCTTTCCACTGATCGAGGACATCGGGGAGTTGTACATGCTCGATGACATCTACGATTTCCTTGGCGAAGGCACGTTTGCCACCGTCTTCAAGGCTGTTAGCACAATGAATCGCGATGTGGTTAAGGAGAATCAGACGGTGGCGCTCAAGATGATCGCCAAGCGGAACCTCTCCAGCGACAAGCTTGTGCGTGATGTCATCAACGAGGTACATGCTCTTCGCCAGACGGCGCATCCAAATTGTGTGCGCTTTATTGAGTGTGTGCAGACGCCACTCTACGTCGTCATTGTCACGGAATATGTCGAGGGCGTGGAGCTCTTCCAGGCCCTCAAGGAGCAGAAGTTCAcggaggcgatggtgctgAATGTAATGCGGCAGCTGCTAAGCGCGCTCGCCTACCTGCACAACACACTTCACATTGTCCACCGCGACGTCAAGCCCGAAAACGTCATCATCACAACGCAGGAGACTCCGTTTCGAGTCGTCCTCGTGGACTTTGGACTTGTCCGCAGCtgcgagcggcagcggccacgcATCTCGCGTGAGTTAGCCACGCAGTTCCAGCGTCAGCggtcgatgccgctgccaaaCATGTCGGTCGAGTCACTGGACTGTGACAGCCCGATGCTGGCGACGCCGTGCGGCACGCTCAAGTACGCTGCCCCGGAGACAGTACAGTCCATCACGCAGAGTGCCCAGCTGTCCACGACAAAGAAGTTACTCTCTCGCCTCGACGTGTACGCTGCAGGTGTCATCATGTACGTTATGCTGAGCGGCGCGCTGCCCTTCAAGAACTTTGCCAATAAGGCGAACTTAGTGATGGAAATGCGCAACTCGCTCAGCTTCGAGGGACCTCGCTGGGCCGGCATCAGCGCCGAGGCAATCGACCTCAACAGGGCACTTCTTAACTTCGACGCTGTCTCCCGACCACGTGCGGCGGAGGCACTGCAGTACCCATGGTTTAAGATCTACGGCAGCTCCTTGCTACCTATGTCAGCGGAAGAGGCACAGCCGACACCAGGTAACCCGTTGGAGTCGAGTATCTGTGAGCGTGGGGCGATGACGCAAGCCTTCGAGGCGATGCGTGACACCGAGGCAGCGATGTATtacagcgaggaagagacaACAACGACATCGGGTCCAGTGGCCAGCTACAATGGCTTGCGTACGCCGAACAGCCGGTGCGTTAGCGTCCCATTCGGCACCAATATGGCGGCTTTCgcgagtggcagcagcaccaccacagcctcCCGGACAGCAGAGTCCGGTTATTTTGACTTTGCGTGA